A window of Sphingobacterium kitahiroshimense genomic DNA:
CCACAGGTCCAAAAAAGCGGGAAACAAAATCATGGTTTTCTCCCCTCGCCGTTACGATAAATCCCCTTGCAGCCATACCAGTCATCAAAGGTAGATTGGGTTTTAAAGCCTCGATATCATTTTGCTTCTCGAAAACCAGCATATAATCAGTCTTTCCGCGATAAGCTGCAATCGGTTTTTTATCCGTTACTGCCAGCAGTGCATCGGTCAATTCAGTTTCCGAAAACTGGTCTGCAGGAAAATTGAGCACAAATTTATCCTGCTGTACGCTTACGGGAAGTTTGCCACTTCTTGGCGAATAAAAATTAATCGTTTCCTTTACTTGCTTTTCACAATGGGCCAAAACGTAGGCCGTGGCAAGAGTTGCATGACCACAAAGATCTACTTCCGATGCAGGTGTAAACCAACGGATTTCATAACCATCACCTTTAGGCACATAAAAAGCGGTTTCCGATAGATTATTTTCTGCGGTGATCTTTAATAGA
This region includes:
- a CDS encoding PhzF family phenazine biosynthesis protein, coding for MITLFKRNKNMKLTIYQVDAFTDMVFKGNPAAVCPLTEWLADDILLKITAENNLSETAFYVPKGDGYEIRWFTPASEVDLCGHATLATAYVLAHCEKQVKETINFYSPRSGKLPVSVQQDKFVLNFPADQFSETELTDALLAVTDKKPIAAYRGKTDYMLVFEKQNDIEALKPNLPLMTGMAARGFIVTARGENHDFVSRFFGPVVGVNEDPVCGSAHTTLTPYWAGQLNKTELRAFQLSERTGEVYCRLLGDRVELAGNAVLYMKGEIYI